A genomic segment from Desulfonatronum lacustre DSM 10312 encodes:
- a CDS encoding F0F1 ATP synthase subunit epsilon, with amino-acid sequence MAKTIHLEIVTPDRKLLSEDVEFVGAPGYNGEFGILPDHAPFLSALGVGSLHYNKDGRKHWIFLSGGFAEVSSNKISVLAEVAERAEEIDLERARKARERAENRLVEQKAQIDFARSQAALQRALARMKTRNLAV; translated from the coding sequence ATGGCCAAGACCATACACTTGGAAATCGTCACTCCCGACCGGAAGCTGCTCAGTGAGGACGTCGAGTTTGTCGGTGCTCCGGGGTACAACGGCGAGTTCGGCATCCTGCCGGACCACGCGCCCTTTCTGTCGGCCCTGGGCGTCGGCAGTCTGCACTACAACAAGGACGGACGAAAGCACTGGATTTTTCTCTCCGGCGGCTTTGCCGAAGTTTCCTCGAACAAGATAAGCGTCCTGGCGGAAGTGGCCGAGCGGGCCGAGGAGATCGACCTGGAACGGGCCAGAAAGGCCAGGGAGCGAGCCGAAAATCGGCTTGTCGAACAAAAGGCCCAGATCGACTTTGCCAGATCCCAGGCCGCACTCCAACGCGCCCTGGCGCGAATGAAGACACGCAACCTGGCTGTCTAG